In Chloroflexota bacterium, one genomic interval encodes:
- a CDS encoding acyl-CoA carboxylase subunit beta, protein MDQKIEHLRSLREEAKLGGGADRIEAQHKRGRLTARERLELLLDRGSFREVDAFVTHRTHDFGLDEKQFLSDSVVTGWGTIDGRLVYVFSQDFTVFGGSLGEVHAEKVCKIMDMAVKTGAPVIGLNDSGGARIQEGVVSLGGYADIFLRNTLASGVIPQISAIMGPCAGGAVYSPALTDFIFMVKGSSYMFVTGPDVVKSVTAEEVSFEDLGGASVHSSVSGVCHYVAENEADCLFLIRKLLGYIPQNNMEDPPFVKSIDDSLREDAALDSIVPENPNKPYDIKDVITRIVDNGEFFEIHADYAQNIVVGFARLGGHSVGVIANQPAVLAGVLDINASEKGARFIRFCDCFNIPLVTFEDVPGFLPGVKQEHGGIIRSGAKLLYAYCEATVPKLTVITRKAYGGAYDVMSSKHIRGDLNLAWPTAEIAVMGPDGAVSIIFRKELAEAEDPVAKKAELVQMYREKFANPYVAASRGYIDDVIEPRETRPRLINGLELLAHKRDSNPQKKHGNIPL, encoded by the coding sequence ATTGACCAAAAAATCGAACATTTGCGAAGTTTGCGTGAGGAAGCGAAACTCGGCGGCGGGGCGGATCGCATCGAAGCCCAGCACAAGCGCGGGCGGCTCACCGCTCGCGAGCGGCTCGAACTCTTGCTCGACCGCGGCTCGTTCCGCGAAGTGGATGCCTTTGTCACCCACCGCACGCACGACTTCGGGCTGGACGAGAAGCAGTTTCTCAGCGACAGCGTGGTGACAGGCTGGGGCACGATTGACGGGCGGCTGGTTTACGTCTTCTCGCAGGACTTCACCGTTTTCGGCGGGAGCCTGGGAGAAGTTCACGCCGAGAAGGTATGCAAGATCATGGACATGGCCGTGAAGACGGGTGCCCCGGTGATCGGGTTGAACGACTCGGGTGGGGCGCGAATCCAGGAAGGCGTGGTCTCGCTCGGCGGCTACGCCGATATCTTTCTCCGCAACACCCTGGCCTCGGGCGTCATCCCGCAAATCAGCGCCATCATGGGGCCGTGCGCCGGCGGGGCGGTGTACTCGCCGGCCCTCACCGACTTCATCTTCATGGTCAAAGGCTCGTCGTACATGTTCGTCACCGGGCCGGACGTGGTGAAGAGCGTGACCGCCGAAGAAGTGTCGTTTGAAGATTTAGGCGGGGCCAGCGTTCACAGTTCGGTGTCGGGCGTGTGCCATTACGTGGCCGAGAACGAGGCCGACTGCCTGTTTCTGATTCGCAAGCTGTTGGGCTACATCCCGCAGAACAACATGGAAGACCCGCCGTTTGTGAAGAGCATTGACGATTCTCTGCGTGAAGATGCGGCGCTCGATTCCATCGTTCCCGAAAACCCGAACAAGCCCTATGACATCAAGGATGTGATCACCCGGATTGTGGACAACGGCGAGTTTTTTGAGATTCACGCCGACTACGCCCAGAACATCGTCGTCGGCTTCGCCCGGTTGGGCGGCCACAGTGTGGGCGTCATCGCCAATCAACCGGCGGTGTTGGCCGGAGTGCTCGACATCAACGCTTCGGAGAAAGGGGCGCGTTTTATTCGCTTTTGTGATTGCTTCAACATTCCACTGGTTACGTTTGAAGACGTGCCGGGCTTCCTGCCGGGCGTGAAGCAGGAACACGGCGGCATCATTCGTAGTGGCGCGAAACTGCTTTACGCTTACTGCGAAGCCACCGTGCCCAAACTCACAGTGATCACCCGCAAGGCTTACGGCGGCGCTTACGACGTGATGAGTAGCAAGCACATTCGCGGCGACCTCAACCTGGCCTGGCCGACGGCGGAGATTGCGGTGATGGGGCCGGACGGGGCGGTGAGCATCATCTTCCGCAAAGAACTGGCCGAGGCTGAAGACCCCGTTGCCAAAAAAGCCGAACTGGTGCAGATGTACCGCGAGAAGTTTGCCAACCCGTACGTGGCCGCCTCGCGCGGCTACATTGACGACGTGATCGAGCCGCGTGAAACCCGCCCGCGCCTGATCAACGGCCTGGAACTGCTGGCCCACAAACGCGACAGCAACCCGCAGAAGAAACACGGAAACATTCCGTTATAG
- a CDS encoding zinc-binding dehydrogenase, which translates to MKTAFFPQHGGPEVMTYGELPVPEPRPGEVLVQIKAAAMNRVDKWVRDGWPGIKLTLPHTLGSDGAGVVAASSTSLRAGFSVGDRVVLNTNVGCGHCEMCVAGNDNLCFNWHLFGETVDGTNAEYAAIPERQLLRLPDGFPFEQAAAAGLVFHTAWHSLITKGRLQAGETILIVGAGGGVNTAAIQIAKLAGCTVYVVGSDEKKLALAQSLGADVLIDRSKEDWGKKIYQLTGKRGVDVVVDNVGAATMMTSLRCVRKGGRVLTVGNTAGPKFEIDNRFMFGKHISLIGSTMGTRADFATVMGLVFAGKLHAPINSTFPLSDIRAAHEKMERGDVFGKIVLAI; encoded by the coding sequence ATGAAAACCGCATTCTTCCCTCAACACGGCGGCCCGGAAGTGATGACTTACGGTGAACTGCCAGTGCCCGAACCCCGGCCCGGAGAAGTCCTGGTGCAGATCAAAGCCGCGGCCATGAACCGGGTGGACAAGTGGGTGCGCGACGGCTGGCCGGGAATCAAATTGACCCTGCCGCACACCCTCGGCTCGGATGGAGCGGGCGTCGTTGCCGCCTCTTCGACTTCGCTCAGGGCCGGCTTTTCTGTGGGCGACCGGGTCGTTCTCAACACCAACGTCGGTTGCGGCCACTGTGAAATGTGTGTGGCCGGGAATGATAACCTGTGCTTCAACTGGCACCTGTTCGGCGAGACGGTTGACGGCACGAATGCCGAATACGCCGCTATTCCCGAACGACAGCTTTTGCGCTTGCCCGACGGCTTCCCCTTTGAACAAGCCGCCGCCGCCGGTCTCGTGTTCCACACCGCCTGGCACTCGCTCATCACCAAAGGCCGGCTTCAAGCGGGTGAGACGATTCTGATCGTGGGCGCGGGCGGGGGCGTGAACACCGCCGCCATCCAGATTGCCAAACTGGCCGGTTGCACCGTTTACGTCGTCGGCTCGGACGAAAAGAAGCTGGCCCTGGCTCAGTCGCTCGGCGCGGACGTGTTGATTGATCGCTCCAAAGAAGATTGGGGCAAGAAGATTTACCAGTTGACGGGCAAGCGCGGCGTGGACGTGGTGGTGGACAACGTGGGCGCGGCCACGATGATGACCAGCCTTCGTTGTGTGCGAAAAGGAGGCCGCGTGCTGACAGTGGGCAACACCGCCGGACCAAAGTTTGAGATAGACAATCGCTTTATGTTTGGCAAACATATCAGCCTGATTGGCTCGACGATGGGAACGCGCGCCGATTTTGCAACGGTCATGGGGCTGGTGTTTGCGGGCAAGCTTCACGCGCCCATCAACTCGACGTTCCCGCTTTCCGACATCCGGGCCGCGCACGAGAAGATGGAACGGGGCGACGTGTTTGGGAAGATTGTGTTAGCCATCTGA
- a CDS encoding acyl-CoA dehydrogenase, whose product MIRNTARDFARKEIAKVAAHHDETGEFPFETIKKMGALGLMGIEVPEEYGGAGLDTISYVLAMEEVCKVDAAHGTIMSVNNSLVCHGLLKFGTEAQKQKYLAPIAGGEKIGAYSLTEPMSGSDAGTMKSRATRQNDGYTLNGRKSWVTSAPVADIIILFTMTAPEKKHKGITAFIVETDKPGFSRGKHEPKLGIRASATSEIVFEDYHCPVENRLGEEGEGFKIAMTVLDAGRIGIASQALGIAEAAYEASIAYAKEREAFGNKIGEFQGIQFKIADMKTRIEASRLLIYNAALTKERSKHTGERYSLEASMAKLFASETAMFCAHQAVQIHGGMGYSKELPVERYFRDAKITEIYEGTSEIQRMVIARNELGMR is encoded by the coding sequence ATGATCCGCAACACCGCCCGCGACTTTGCCCGGAAGGAGATCGCCAAAGTGGCCGCCCACCACGACGAGACGGGCGAGTTTCCCTTTGAGACGATCAAAAAAATGGGGGCGCTCGGCCTGATGGGTATCGAAGTGCCGGAAGAGTACGGTGGCGCCGGCCTGGATACGATTTCTTACGTTCTGGCGATGGAAGAGGTCTGCAAAGTGGATGCGGCGCACGGCACGATCATGAGTGTCAACAACTCACTGGTCTGCCACGGCCTGTTGAAGTTTGGCACGGAGGCGCAGAAGCAGAAGTATCTTGCGCCGATTGCCGGCGGCGAGAAGATCGGCGCTTACTCGCTCACCGAGCCGATGTCCGGCTCGGACGCGGGGACGATGAAGTCGCGGGCCACACGTCAAAACGACGGCTACACCCTCAATGGCCGCAAGTCGTGGGTCACCTCGGCCCCCGTGGCCGACATCATCATCCTCTTCACCATGACTGCCCCGGAGAAAAAACACAAAGGCATCACCGCCTTCATCGTCGAAACCGACAAGCCCGGTTTTTCGCGCGGCAAGCACGAGCCAAAGCTGGGTATTCGGGCCTCGGCCACCAGTGAAATTGTATTTGAGGATTATCACTGCCCTGTTGAAAACCGGCTGGGCGAGGAGGGCGAGGGTTTCAAGATTGCGATGACGGTGCTGGACGCGGGCCGCATTGGCATTGCCTCACAGGCGCTGGGCATCGCCGAGGCCGCCTACGAAGCCAGCATCGCTTACGCCAAAGAACGCGAGGCCTTTGGCAATAAGATCGGCGAGTTTCAGGGCATTCAGTTCAAGATTGCCGATATGAAAACCCGCATCGAGGCCTCGCGCCTGCTGATCTATAACGCGGCGCTGACGAAGGAGCGGAGCAAGCATACCGGCGAACGGTATTCGCTGGAAGCTTCGATGGCGAAATTGTTTGCCTCGGAGACGGCGATGTTTTGCGCTCATCAGGCGGTGCAGATTCATGGCGGCATGGGTTACAGCAAGGAACTGCCGGTGGAGCGTTACTTCCGCGACGCCAAGATTACAGAGATTTATGAAGGCACCAGCGAGATTCAGCGGATGGTGATTGCGCGGAATGAGTTGGGAATGCGCTAA
- a CDS encoding alpha/beta hydrolase produces the protein MTGKPLSRFVTVGPHRLHYVEFPGAADSHNRPPVVLIPGLFSSHRQWARLVPFLNPPFRVLAFDYLGVGRSDKPADFSYTAASQAEVLYQAFQELEIERAHLIGASYGGGIALTLAGEHPEKVVTVTAIEGVFYWWGLMRVYHVLRLALATPLIGPLIFRLFIPLLIVVAWVRGLLILRHSPGEELRALKDCYLEPHAERRAWVNLLRTVGEDLRPNVGRVRDPILYLVGQMSHVRPFLTPALDFLRQAQPSARILFIPRGMHDLNVQLPEAIAPKILAFWQECR, from the coding sequence GTGACCGGCAAACCCCTCTCCCGATTTGTCACGGTTGGGCCGCATCGCCTTCACTACGTTGAATTTCCAGGGGCCGCCGACTCTCACAATCGGCCCCCGGTTGTTTTAATCCCCGGCCTGTTTTCCTCGCACCGGCAGTGGGCGCGTCTCGTCCCTTTCCTCAACCCGCCCTTTCGCGTTCTGGCCTTCGATTATCTTGGCGTGGGCCGCTCGGATAAGCCGGCTGATTTTTCGTACACGGCGGCCTCTCAGGCGGAAGTTCTATATCAAGCATTCCAGGAATTGGAAATAGAACGCGCTCATCTCATCGGCGCTTCTTATGGAGGCGGCATCGCCCTGACACTTGCCGGCGAACACCCGGAGAAAGTTGTCACCGTCACTGCAATCGAGGGCGTTTTCTATTGGTGGGGCTTGATGAGGGTCTATCATGTCTTGCGTCTGGCTCTGGCCACGCCGTTGATAGGTCCGCTGATCTTTCGCCTCTTCATCCCGTTGCTGATCGTTGTTGCCTGGGTTCGCGGCCTGCTTATTCTGCGTCATTCACCCGGAGAGGAATTGCGGGCGTTGAAAGACTGTTATCTTGAGCCACATGCCGAGCGCCGTGCCTGGGTAAATCTGCTGCGCACGGTTGGCGAAGACTTGCGCCCCAATGTTGGCCGTGTTCGCGATCCGATCCTGTATTTGGTTGGGCAGATGTCTCACGTTCGCCCATTTCTGACCCCGGCCCTCGACTTTCTGCGCCAGGCCCAACCCTCGGCGCGCATCCTCTTTATTCCTCGCGGCATGCACGATTTGAATGTCCAGCTTCCTGAGGCCATTGCCCCCAAAATCCTAGCCTTTTGGCAGGAATGCCGCTAG
- the recR gene encoding recombination protein RecR, producing MPPPTTVIPASVQALVDEFSRLPGIGPKTASRLTYYLLRQPPEQTQSLAEALTQMKERTRFCSTCFNMTEASADPCGLCRDETRDVAQLCVVEEPLDVIALERTRSYRGRYHVLHGAISPVEDVGPDDLRIKELMTRLRESKPPVREVILATNPSYEGEATAMYLQKQIAPLGIRVTRLARGLPVGGDLEYADETTLARALEGRSDM from the coding sequence ATGCCTCCTCCCACAACTGTCATCCCCGCCTCGGTGCAGGCCCTCGTTGATGAGTTCTCGCGCCTGCCGGGCATCGGCCCCAAAACGGCCTCGCGCCTCACTTACTATCTTTTGCGCCAGCCGCCGGAGCAAACCCAGTCGCTGGCCGAGGCGCTCACTCAAATGAAGGAGCGCACCCGCTTCTGCTCGACGTGCTTCAATATGACCGAGGCCTCAGCCGACCCGTGTGGCCTGTGCCGCGACGAGACTCGCGACGTTGCCCAGCTCTGCGTCGTCGAAGAGCCGCTGGACGTGATTGCCCTGGAGCGCACGCGCTCGTATCGCGGGCGTTACCATGTTTTGCATGGCGCGATCTCGCCTGTCGAAGATGTTGGCCCGGATGATCTGCGGATCAAAGAATTGATGACCCGCCTGCGCGAGAGCAAGCCGCCCGTGCGCGAAGTGATCCTGGCCACCAACCCCAGCTACGAGGGTGAAGCCACGGCCATGTATTTGCAGAAACAGATCGCGCCGTTGGGAATCCGGGTCACCCGCCTGGCGCGTGGCCTGCCCGTCGGCGGCGATTTGGAGTACGCCGACGAGACCACCCTGGCCCGCGCCCTCGAAGGCCGAAGCGACATGTAA
- a CDS encoding YbaB/EbfC family nucleoid-associated protein encodes MAKGKGLRMPGNVGGGNNMMARLAKMQEEMAKTQEALAGERLTVTAGGGAITIVISGAQRIQSIAVSPELMASGDAEMLGDILVAAVNEAIERSQVLAAERLQSVTGGLGLPGM; translated from the coding sequence ATGGCAAAAGGTAAAGGGTTGCGCATGCCGGGCAACGTGGGCGGTGGCAACAACATGATGGCAAGACTGGCGAAGATGCAGGAAGAGATGGCGAAGACGCAGGAAGCGCTGGCCGGCGAGCGCCTGACGGTGACGGCAGGCGGCGGCGCGATCACGATTGTGATCTCTGGCGCGCAACGGATTCAATCCATTGCCGTCTCGCCTGAGTTGATGGCTTCGGGTGACGCCGAGATGTTGGGCGATATTCTGGTGGCCGCCGTCAACGAAGCCATCGAACGCTCGCAGGTGCTGGCCGCCGAGCGTTTGCAATCGGTGACGGGCGGGTTGGGTCTGCCGGGGATGTGA
- the dnaX gene encoding DNA polymerase III subunit gamma/tau yields MAEQALYRKWRPIAFDEVVGQEHVVKTIRNALASGRAAHAYLFSGPRGTGKTTTARLVAKALNCTHPDPAQRPDNTCRNCVAVNEGRFLDLIEIDAASNTGVDNIRDLRDKINFAPGEGQYKVYIIDEVHMLSMGAFNALLKTLEEPPPHAVFILATTELHKVPLTVASRCQKHTFRRIPAAEVAGRLGAIVEREGLSVEPAVLDLLARQATGSLRDAISLLDQLIISPDEKVTLDGTLKVLGTASGQAVQELAEAMLAQDSSRGLDLINNMAEDGIDSRQFARQMVDYLRGLLLTRLGNAALVDAGAETRKTMHGQAARFDPAGLVQAIKAFNTAANDSRSGWLAQLPLELAFVECLRIGSTGDGVAPAAGTEAGATPSPRKAAPPLPPPPSTSAKPQSGSDVNLSQITARWADIVSVSGRSHRNLPALLQWCKPISLEGEIVVLGFQNEVLLSKTNTDQNRQLIEAALQQVLGRSFKVRCVLNSAQTETLPDVSSDGPVAEAIRLGGKLRK; encoded by the coding sequence TTGGCAGAACAAGCGTTATATCGCAAATGGCGTCCCATTGCTTTTGATGAGGTGGTGGGGCAGGAACACGTCGTCAAAACGATCCGCAACGCGCTGGCGTCGGGGCGGGCCGCCCACGCCTACCTCTTCTCAGGGCCGCGCGGCACGGGCAAGACCACGACCGCCCGCCTGGTGGCGAAGGCCCTTAACTGCACTCACCCCGACCCGGCCCAGCGTCCCGACAACACCTGCCGCAACTGCGTTGCCGTCAACGAGGGCCGCTTTCTCGACCTCATCGAAATTGACGCCGCCTCCAACACCGGCGTGGACAACATCCGCGACCTGCGCGACAAGATCAACTTTGCGCCGGGCGAGGGCCAATACAAAGTCTATATCATTGACGAAGTTCACATGCTCTCAATGGGCGCTTTCAATGCTTTGCTCAAGACGCTCGAAGAGCCGCCGCCGCACGCCGTCTTTATTTTGGCGACCACCGAACTGCACAAAGTGCCGCTCACGGTGGCCTCGCGTTGCCAGAAGCACACCTTTCGCCGCATCCCTGCCGCCGAAGTCGCGGGCCGTTTGGGCGCCATCGTCGAGCGCGAAGGCTTGAGCGTGGAACCGGCGGTGCTGGACTTGCTGGCCCGCCAGGCCACCGGCAGTTTGCGCGACGCTATCAGCCTTCTCGATCAGTTGATCATCTCGCCCGATGAAAAGGTGACGCTCGACGGCACGCTCAAGGTGCTGGGCACGGCCAGCGGTCAGGCGGTGCAGGAGTTAGCCGAAGCCATGCTGGCTCAGGACAGTTCGCGCGGCCTCGACCTGATCAACAACATGGCCGAGGACGGCATTGACTCGCGCCAGTTCGCCCGGCAAATGGTGGACTATTTGCGCGGCCTGCTGTTGACGCGGCTGGGCAATGCGGCGCTGGTGGATGCGGGCGCAGAGACGCGCAAAACCATGCATGGCCAGGCGGCGCGATTCGACCCGGCGGGTTTAGTGCAGGCGATCAAAGCCTTCAACACGGCGGCCAACGATTCGCGGAGCGGGTGGCTGGCGCAGTTGCCGCTGGAACTTGCCTTTGTGGAATGTTTGCGAATAGGTTCAACCGGGGACGGTGTTGCACCGGCCGCGGGTACAGAGGCCGGGGCAACACCGTCCCCGCGCAAGGCCGCCCCTCCCTTGCCGCCTCCACCCTCAACCTCCGCCAAACCTCAATCAGGCTCTGACGTCAACTTGAGTCAAATCACCGCGCGCTGGGCGGATATTGTGTCGGTCAGCGGCCGCTCGCACCGCAACTTGCCGGCTCTGCTGCAGTGGTGCAAACCCATAAGCCTTGAAGGCGAAATAGTAGTGCTTGGTTTTCAAAACGAAGTTCTGCTTTCGAAGACGAACACCGATCAGAATCGTCAGTTAATCGAAGCGGCCCTTCAGCAGGTGCTGGGCCGGTCCTTCAAAGTGCGCTGTGTTCTCAACTCGGCGCAGACCGAGACCTTGCCCGACGTAAGCAGTGACGGGCCGGTGGCCGAGGCCATTCGGCTGGGCGGGAAACTACGAAAATAA
- the tatA gene encoding twin-arginine translocase TatA/TatE family subunit, protein MPFRLGAPELIIILVIVIVLFGTSRISTIGRDLGAAIREFRKGMGGDEAKKKEEETPTKEQ, encoded by the coding sequence ATGCCTTTTCGATTAGGCGCACCTGAGTTGATTATTATCCTGGTCATCGTCATCGTCCTGTTCGGCACCAGCCGCATCTCGACGATTGGCCGTGACCTGGGCGCGGCCATCCGTGAATTCCGCAAAGGAATGGGCGGTGACGAGGCCAAGAAGAAAGAAGAAGAAACGCCCACGAAAGAACAATAA
- a CDS encoding LysM peptidoglycan-binding domain-containing protein, whose translation MNWRRLFFYLILNAIVSAAVTFSVLAIWDATHSEPAAIATHTPIPQPPLAATQVAAQTQPPLIQATVTPTLYEVKGGDTLGSISLDFDVSVDDILAANGLTDPNALSVGQILVIPVGGLPKVTATAEALINPEGTSVTPPPTGTSVVQQGVPQLAIRAVVDPGNLATEKVTLVNLGGPVELAGWTLRDDQGNVYPFPVLSLFQGGAINIHTGLGRDTVTDLYWGQGGAMWQAGETATLVDPQGQTHTTFLIP comes from the coding sequence ATGAATTGGCGGCGATTGTTCTTCTATTTGATTTTGAACGCGATTGTCTCGGCGGCGGTGACGTTCTCGGTGCTGGCGATCTGGGATGCCACCCACTCGGAGCCGGCGGCGATTGCCACCCACACGCCCATTCCTCAGCCGCCGTTGGCCGCCACTCAGGTAGCCGCACAAACCCAGCCGCCACTCATCCAGGCAACGGTGACCCCGACGCTTTACGAAGTGAAAGGCGGCGACACGTTGGGAAGCATCTCGCTCGACTTCGACGTGTCGGTGGACGACATCCTGGCCGCCAATGGCTTGACTGATCCCAATGCGTTGAGCGTAGGGCAGATATTGGTGATCCCGGTCGGCGGTTTGCCGAAGGTGACGGCGACGGCGGAAGCGTTGATCAACCCAGAGGGCACGTCGGTGACGCCGCCGCCTACGGGCACCTCGGTCGTTCAACAGGGCGTGCCGCAATTGGCGATCCGGGCGGTGGTGGACCCGGGCAACCTGGCGACCGAGAAGGTGACGCTGGTGAACCTGGGCGGGCCGGTGGAACTGGCCGGCTGGACTCTGCGCGACGACCAGGGCAATGTATACCCGTTTCCGGTGCTAAGTTTGTTTCAAGGCGGGGCCATTAATATTCACACCGGCCTGGGGCGCGACACGGTGACGGATTTATATTGGGGACAGGGCGGGGCGATGTGGCAGGCTGGCGAGACGGCGACGTTGGTGGACCCGCAGGGCCAGACTCACACAACGTTCTTGATACCTTAG
- a CDS encoding NYN domain-containing protein, whose amino-acid sequence MSRVTIGAMPYLIDGHNVIGQTPGLSLDDPDDEVKLVLLIRRHCLRERRKATLIFDGGLPGGVSSLSTSDVAVIFASDRHTTADDLILNRISGEKNPSGLIVVTSDQKIVSAAQRRRINVRPSAEFGRALTQTATSASASEKERGLTQNELSEWEEFFKQRKSG is encoded by the coding sequence TTGTCCCGCGTTACAATCGGAGCGATGCCCTACTTGATTGACGGCCACAACGTGATCGGCCAGACACCCGGCCTGTCGCTTGACGACCCGGACGACGAAGTGAAGCTGGTTCTCCTCATCCGCCGCCATTGTTTGCGCGAGAGACGCAAGGCTACCCTGATCTTCGACGGCGGCCTGCCCGGCGGCGTGTCCAGCTTGTCTACGAGTGATGTGGCCGTCATCTTCGCCTCGGATCGTCACACCACTGCCGACGATTTGATCCTCAACCGGATCAGCGGCGAGAAGAATCCATCCGGCCTCATCGTGGTCACCTCCGATCAGAAAATCGTCTCCGCGGCGCAACGCCGCCGAATCAACGTCCGGCCCTCTGCCGAGTTTGGCCGCGCCCTGACGCAAACGGCAACTTCGGCCAGCGCTTCGGAAAAAGAGCGCGGCCTGACTCAGAACGAACTTTCGGAATGGGAAGAGTTTTTTAAGCAGAGGAAATCGGGCTAA
- a CDS encoding phosphatase PAP2 family protein yields MKDELAEVDARLSSRFRVAERPGPLRNVAILLAHSGDSPLWLVGLLLTLWLGSDFWKFEALLGLTGVAATAILVQALKLSFRRQRPAGEWGQGYRKLDPHSFPSGHAARAAMLAVVAVALGPIWWAALMLVWAPLVALSRVAMGVHYFSDVAAGAACGLVCGAIVLTLLPG; encoded by the coding sequence ATGAAGGATGAATTGGCAGAGGTTGATGCTCGCCTTTCATCCAGATTCAGGGTCGCCGAACGGCCCGGCCCGCTTCGCAACGTTGCCATTCTGTTGGCGCACTCCGGCGACAGCCCACTGTGGCTGGTCGGCCTCTTGCTCACCTTGTGGCTCGGCTCCGATTTCTGGAAGTTCGAAGCGTTGCTTGGTCTTACCGGGGTGGCGGCCACGGCAATCCTGGTGCAGGCTCTCAAATTGTCTTTTCGCCGCCAGCGCCCGGCAGGCGAGTGGGGGCAAGGGTATCGCAAACTCGACCCGCACTCGTTTCCATCCGGCCACGCGGCGCGGGCAGCGATGCTGGCGGTCGTGGCGGTGGCGCTTGGCCCGATCTGGTGGGCGGCCCTGATGCTGGTCTGGGCCCCGCTCGTGGCCCTCTCGCGGGTGGCGATGGGCGTGCATTATTTTTCAGATGTGGCCGCCGGGGCGGCCTGTGGCCTGGTTTGTGGCGCTATCGTTTTGACTCTTCTGCCAGGCTAG
- a CDS encoding NTP transferase domain-containing protein: MTQVDAMVAAGGEIAPDDPLYPLTKGGPKALVSISGKPMVQWVLDALAGADRVGRVVVVGLTPASGLRCGDKPLDFIPSAGSMVANARAGLQYGLQLNSSATRMLWVSADIPTVRAKHFNWLVDECLKTDVDFCYSVIERPVMEKRFPGSRRSYTRLKGATVCGGDSGLLATRLVKGDNPVWEKITDARKNVFKQASLIGYETLLLLALRQLTAERAVQLVGKKMGITGRPVFCPYAEIGMDVDKPFQYEIVARDLERMKTEG; the protein is encoded by the coding sequence ATGACTCAAGTTGACGCGATGGTGGCGGCGGGCGGGGAGATCGCGCCTGACGATCCGTTGTATCCGCTCACAAAGGGCGGGCCGAAGGCGCTGGTTTCGATTTCTGGGAAGCCGATGGTTCAGTGGGTGTTGGATGCGCTGGCCGGGGCCGACCGAGTTGGTCGGGTGGTCGTCGTCGGCCTCACCCCCGCGTCCGGCCTGAGGTGCGGCGACAAGCCGTTGGACTTTATCCCCAGCGCGGGGAGCATGGTGGCGAACGCCCGGGCCGGTCTGCAATATGGGCTTCAACTCAACTCGTCGGCCACGCGCATGTTGTGGGTGAGCGCCGACATTCCCACCGTTCGCGCCAAGCATTTCAACTGGCTGGTGGACGAGTGCTTGAAAACCGATGTTGACTTTTGTTACAGCGTCATCGAACGCCCGGTGATGGAGAAACGTTTTCCGGGGTCGCGGCGCAGTTACACCCGCCTCAAAGGGGCAACCGTGTGCGGCGGCGACTCCGGCTTGCTGGCGACCCGGCTGGTGAAGGGCGATAACCCGGTGTGGGAAAAAATCACCGACGCCCGCAAGAACGTGTTCAAGCAGGCGTCGTTGATCGGTTACGAGACCTTGTTGCTGTTGGCTTTGCGCCAACTCACAGCCGAACGGGCGGTGCAGTTGGTGGGCAAGAAGATGGGCATCACCGGCCGCCCGGTATTCTGCCCTTACGCCGAAATCGGCATGGATGTGGACAAGCCGTTTCAGTACGAGATTGTGGCGCGGGATTTGGAAAGGATGAAGACAGAAGGATGA
- a CDS encoding cupin domain-containing protein: protein MAKTGQTIENPVTGQRILFLTSAKENGGTRWEVEWFIKPHLGKFPPEHFHPVFGERFEILSGAARYRLDGQEYPAQPGDVVNIPTSSTHLHPWSASDEGLHMRHVIELAQPNLKMLSAAEDFFESLFALARDGKVGKDGLPNFLQFAVLAVAASPLAYPAGIPMGAVDTLFGGLARLGGWLGYPARYPQAGGAE from the coding sequence ATGGCAAAGACAGGTCAGACGATTGAAAACCCGGTCACCGGCCAGCGGATACTCTTCCTGACTTCCGCCAAAGAAAATGGCGGAACCCGTTGGGAAGTCGAGTGGTTCATCAAGCCTCATCTGGGGAAATTCCCGCCGGAGCATTTTCATCCGGTCTTCGGGGAGCGATTTGAAATCCTGTCGGGCGCGGCCCGCTATCGGTTGGACGGTCAAGAGTATCCTGCCCAGCCGGGAGACGTGGTGAACATACCGACCTCCAGCACGCATCTGCATCCGTGGAGCGCGAGTGATGAAGGACTGCATATGCGTCATGTCATCGAACTGGCCCAGCCTAACCTCAAGATGCTCAGCGCCGCCGAAGATTTCTTCGAGTCACTCTTCGCCCTGGCGCGAGATGGCAAAGTGGGCAAGGATGGCCTGCCCAATTTCCTGCAATTCGCCGTTTTGGCCGTAGCCGCCAGCCCGCTGGCTTATCCGGCCGGCATTCCGATGGGCGCAGTAGACACCTTATTTGGAGGCTTGGCGCGTCTGGGCGGTTGGCTGGGCTATCCAGCGCGTTATCCGCAGGCCGGCGGAGCGGAGTGA